Proteins co-encoded in one Garra rufa chromosome 21, GarRuf1.0, whole genome shotgun sequence genomic window:
- the mmadhca gene encoding metabolism of cobalamin associated Da produces MASVLCRRLRQVSQSSVVHALAQRIVAVRGFSAAGSSGSDEPYIAVPSQNSGPRTVWPDETMGPFGPQDQRFQLPGNVGFDCHLKGTELQIKGPVHRTVPDVLSAPSSTERHEFILAQFVNEYQGRETSLTSQRVSKAEHYFTQSDVECSMHSCPELLKKELELFFPVLPASPITVVTVTQKNQQTGAEDQSKTQQELLDHFVSGAKEICFTLWRGGYWADFINPLSGKAFFGDQTPDSILQRDIERHAGFHIEDLASCTLIRHVFKGTSAFVLTLITNAPSNSLIMEKLQGHSSTSEDKD; encoded by the exons ATGGCGAGT GTGCTGTGCAGGAGGCTCAGACAGGTGAGTCAGTCGTCTGTGGTTCACGCGCTGGCTCAGAGGATCGTGGCTGTCAGAGGTTTTTCAGCCGCGGGTTCGTCTGGATCGGATGAGCCGTATATAGCTGTACCATCTCAAAACTCAG GTCCTAGAACAGTGTGGCCAGATGAGACCATGGGTCCGTTTGGGCCTCAAGATCAGCGGTTCCAGCTGCCAGGCAACGTAGGTTTCGACTGTCACCTGAAAGGTACCGAGTTACAGATAAAAGGGCCTGTTCACAGGACGGTTCCGGACGTTTTAAGCGCCCCATCCAGCACAGAGAGACACGAGTTCATCCTCGCTCAGTTTGTCAATGAATATCAG GGTAGAGAAACATCTCTGACGTCGCAGAGAGTCAGTAAAGCTGAACACTACTTCACTCAGTCAGATGTGGAGTGTTCAATGCATTCCTGCCCAGAGCTGCTCAAGAAAG agTTAGAGCTGTTTTTCCCAGTGCTGCCTGCGAGTCCTATCACTGTCGTCACCGTAACACAGAAGAACCAGCAAACAGGCGCAGAAGATCAGAGCAAAACCCAACAGGAACTACTAGATCAT TTTGTCAGCGGTGCTAAAGAAATCTGCTTCACGCTGTGGAGAGGAGGCTACTGGGCCGATTTCATCAATCCACTGTCAGGAAAAGCT TTTTTCGGTGATCAGACGCCGGACTCTATTCTCCAGCGAGACATTGAGCGTCACGCTGGCTTTCACATCGAGGACCTGGCCTCATGTACGCTCATACGGCACGTCTTCAAGGGGACGTCCGCGTTTGTCTTAACGCTCATCACTAATGCACCTTCCAACAGTCTGATCATGGAAAAACTTCAAGGACACTCCAGCACCTCAGAGGACAAAGACTGA
- the LOC141296173 gene encoding uncharacterized protein: MDDLYDFLMSRNVADDTIQRMQQDKIDCSVIQLMTDDQLKEYLPSYGDRLAVHGYCRRKEQDPGGRKARLFDRLRTRLARSKGDTDNVCEKRMSKNAQKSMRKIEMGWMHFREGKFTQVRTKKGGGTRKICVSKDCRKKDLLEQAVTLFFPGEKSSEGNFTDFVVDITDFKEQAIDDQITVGELYEQTKLPVLRFYLTTKKKIIPNDTQFHFSSETIVQRVEGMQDSWSPTRTSQSALLTENVEPDLIYVGSSDVIATGIEDVLLSDSITRVTDVSSEIEIDAGRQPEVDNLEDSGIVTVSTGHISGLEDTVLDDTLPLLEESYSVPSPIDNSLEPFVQSERVNRILVIHRGQALRQLIAHFCDKSVLTDDISVKVILPDGRLENAVDEGGVLRDVLSEFWNDFYEQCTLGNSFKVPYLRHDFGQQEWESVGRIIAFGWLKQKYLPVKIAPVMLEQAAHGCATSLVDCFLRYVTESDRVILESCRSHFEDVDKEELFDVMDHHSFRRVPTADNIEQLLEEMAHQKLIQEPAFVIEQWHNVLAPMSIELKDIAAAYDELQPTSRKVTKSIAYPDTMNVQQKQTGRYLSTFLRESDKQHLSLFLRFCTGSDLFLGKNITISFTQLEGFQRRPIAHTCGCYLELPVNYDNYPEFRHEMNKVLESNIWVMDIV, from the exons ATGGATGACCTTTATGACTTTTTGATGTCAAGAAACGTTGCTGATGACACCATACAGCGAATGCAGCAGGACAAG ATTGATTGCAGTGTCATACAGCTTATGACAGATGACCAGCTGAAGGAATATCTGCCTTCCTATGGTGACCGTTTGGCTGTTCATGGATACTGCAGGCGAAAAGAACAAGATCCCGGTGGCCGAAAAGCTAGACTTTTTGATCGGCTTAGAACCAGGCTGGCAAGAAGCAAAGGTGACACTGACAATGTATGTGAAAAAAGAATGTCAAAAAATGCTCAAAAGAGTATGCGGAAAATTGAGATGGGATGGATGCATTTTCGAGAAGGGAAGTTTACTCAGGTCCGAACAAAAAAAGGTGGGGGTACACGGAAAATCTGCGTGTCAAAGGACTGTAGAAAAAAGGATCTGCTTGAACAGGCTGTCACACTGTTTTTTCCTGGCGAGAAAAGTTCTGAGGGAAACTTCACTGATTTTGTGGTTGATATAACAGACTTTAAAGAGCAAGCCATAGATGACCAGATTACAGTTGGAGAACTTTATGAGCAGACCAAATTACCAGTCTTGCGTTTTTACTTGACAACCAAGAAGAAAATCATCCCTAATGACACACAGTTCCACTTCAGCAGTGAAACaattgtgcagagagtggaaggtATGCAAGATTCCTGGTCTCCCACACGTACCAGCCAATCTGCTCTGTTGACAGAGAATGTAGAGCCAGATCTGATTTATGTAGGCAGTAGCGATGTAATTGCAACAGGCATTGAAGATGTTTTGTTGTCTGACTCCATAACTAGGGTGACTGATGTATCAAGTGAGATTGAGATTGATGCAGGCAGACAGCCAGAGGTGGACAATCTGGAAGATAGTGGCATTGTAACAGTCTCCACAGGACACATCTCCGGGCTGGAAGACACTGTGCTAGATGACACCTTACCTCTTTTAGAGGAATCATATTCTGTTCCTTCTCCAATTGATAACTCACTGGAGCCGTTTGTTCAGAGTGAAAGGGTGAACAGAATTCTTGTTATTCATCGCGGACAGGCCCTTCGACAGCTTATTGCACATTTTTGTGACAAAAGTGTCTTGACAGATGACATATCTGTGAAAGTCATTCTTCCTGATGGACGACTGGAAAATGCTGTTGATGAAGGGGGGGTTTTGAGGGATGTGCTTTCCGAGTTTTGGAACGACTTTTATGAGCAGTGCACTTTGGGAAATAGTTTTAAGGTCCCTTATCTACGACATGATTTTGGTCAACAAGAGTGGGAAAGCGTTGGCCGAATCATTGCGTTTGGTTGGCTAAAACAGAAGTACCTGCCTGTAAAAATAGCACCTGTAATGCTGGAACAGGCAGCCCATGGATGTGCCACAAGTCTTGTAGACTGCTTTCTCAGATATGTTACAGAATCAGACAGGGTGATCCTAGAATCATGCCGTTCACATTTTGAAGATGTGGACAAAGAAGAGCTGTTTGATGTCATGGATCATCATTCCTTCCGAAGAGTCCCAACAGCAGATAATATCGAGCAGCTCTTGGAGGAGATGGCACATCAGAAGCTGATTCAAGAACCTGCATTTGTGATAGAGCAGTGGCATAATGTGCTTGCACCTATGAGTATTGAACTCAAGGACATCGCAGCTGCCTATGATGAACTCCAACCGACATCAAGAAAGGTCACAAAATCAATAGCTTACCCTGATACGAtgaatgtacagcaaaaacagacagGCAGGTATCTAAGTACATTTCTCAGAGAATCAGATAAACAACACCTGTCCCTCTTCCTTCGGTTTTGCACCGGGTCAGATTTATTTCTGGGAAAGAACATCACCATCAGCTTCACACAATTGGAAGGCTTTCAGAGACGACCCATTGCACACACATGTGGCTGTTACCTGGAGCTGCCTGTGAATTATGATAACTACCCAGAGTTTCGCCATGAAATGAACAAAGTGTTGGAGAGCAACATATGGGTCATGGATATAGTCTAG